The following nucleotide sequence is from Agromyces sp. SYSU T00194.
GGCGAGACCCGTCAAAAGGCTGCACTCTCGCACCTGAGAACGCAGTCTTCTGACGGGTCTCCCACCTTCCAGGGCCGAGACCCGTCGAAATGCTGCGGTATCCCACCTGGGAACGCAGCCTTCTGACGGGTCTCGCACGCACTCACGCGACGCGGCCGGCGAGCACGGCGTGGCAGCGCTCGAGGCGGGCGATCCACCAGGCGGTGCGGTCGGCGTCGGCGGCGTGACGGTCGAGCATCGCGGCATCCGCCTCGACCCGCCGCACCGGGATCGACCCGTCTTCGGGCATGAGCGGATGCCCCGTGACATCCGCCGCCAGCAGCGAGGCGGTGCCGAGCCCGCAGTCGTAGTCGAGGTCGGGCACCGATGCCGCGAGGTGCGCGCCCATCGCCAGCCCGACGCTCGTGTCGAGGGCGCTCGACACCACGACCGGCAGCCCCGCCTGCGCGACGATGTCGAGCGCGCGCCGGATGCCGCCGAGCGGCGCCGCCTTGATCACGAGCAGGTCCGCCGCCCCGGCCGACGCGACCGCGAGCGGATCCTCGGCCCGCCGCACGCTCTCGTCGGCCGCGACGGGGATGCCCATGTACTTCGTGCGTCGCCGGATCTCGGCGAGCTCCTCGACGGTGGCGCACGGCTGCTCGACGTACTCGAGGTCGAACTCCGCGAGCGCGTGGATCGCGTGCTCGGCCTCGTCGACGTTCCAGCCGCCGTTGGCGTCGAGCCGCACCCGACCCTCCGGCCCGAGCGCCTCGCGCACGGCGCGCACGCGCG
It contains:
- a CDS encoding o-succinylbenzoate synthase; the encoded protein is MSADALPTLHDLLATARVVALPLVTRFRGIDVREALLMEGPEGWTEFAPFAEYDDDEASAWLAAAIDFGWRETPPAHRNRIVVNATVPAVDADEVPAVLDRFPGCRTAKVKVAAGDQTLAHDVARVRAVREALGPEGRVRLDANGGWNVDEAEHAIHALAEFDLEYVEQPCATVEELAEIRRRTKYMGIPVAADESVRRAEDPLAVASAGAADLLVIKAAPLGGIRRALDIVAQAGLPVVVSSALDTSVGLAMGAHLAASVPDLDYDCGLGTASLLAADVTGHPLMPEDGSIPVRRVEADAAMLDRHAADADRTAWWIARLERCHAVLAGRVA